From one Pseudomonadota bacterium genomic stretch:
- a CDS encoding GTP cyclohydrolase I FolE2, with protein sequence MKDVQGQRDYRNISINKVGIKNIRYPITVLDRQNRVQNTVATINMYVDLPHKYKGTHMSRFVELLHLFLHDEVSLKKIATILNQMKKHLNAESAHLEVTFPYFIEKKAPVSNAPGLMDYTCRIIGSSDPSDKIDIVSEVIVPISSVCPCSKEISEIGAHNQRGEVRLSTRFKKFIWMEDMIELVESSASCDVFSVLKRVDEKSVTERAFSNPKFVEDIVRDVAAKIKKDDNITWFSVSAENFESIHNHNAYAHISSD encoded by the coding sequence ATGAAAGATGTACAGGGTCAGAGAGATTACAGAAATATATCGATCAATAAGGTTGGTATAAAAAATATTCGTTACCCAATTACTGTTCTTGACAGGCAAAACAGGGTTCAGAATACCGTTGCTACGATCAACATGTACGTTGATTTGCCCCATAAATATAAGGGGACACACATGAGCCGTTTTGTGGAACTCCTTCATCTATTCCTGCATGACGAAGTGTCATTAAAAAAAATTGCGACCATATTAAATCAGATGAAAAAACATCTGAATGCAGAATCAGCACATCTCGAAGTCACTTTTCCTTATTTCATAGAAAAAAAAGCCCCGGTAAGCAATGCTCCAGGCCTTATGGATTATACCTGCCGTATTATAGGATCAAGTGATCCCAGTGATAAAATCGATATCGTATCTGAAGTTATTGTTCCAATATCATCTGTTTGCCCCTGTTCTAAGGAAATAAGCGAAATCGGAGCACACAACCAAAGGGGAGAAGTGAGGCTTTCTACAAGGTTTAAAAAATTTATCTGGATGGAAGATATGATAGAGCTTGTTGAAAGTTCAGCTTCCTGTGATGTTTTTTCTGTCTTAAAACGGGTAGATGAGAAAAGTGTAACGGAAAGGGCTTTTTCCAATCCAAAGTTTGTTGAAGATATTGTGCGTGATGTTGCCGCAAAAATCAAAAAAGATGATAACATAACCTGGTTTTCCGTAAGTGCTGAAAACTTTGAATCCATTCATAATCATAATGCTTATGCGCATATTTCAAGTGATTAG
- a CDS encoding YfiR family protein, whose product MCFDINLITAEKSNLKIRSDLLSLARRIIN is encoded by the coding sequence ATATGTTTTGATATTAACTTAATAACAGCCGAAAAATCTAATCTGAAAATCAGATCGGATCTTTTGTCGCTTGCAAGAAGAATTATAAATTGA
- a CDS encoding TonB-dependent receptor, whose product MKFNFVLLCIASALFTCTVMVDTCYAGKISSADLTELSIQDLMEIEITTGARKSQKLANTAAAAFVITQEDIRRSGVTSIAETLRMVPGLQVARIDANKWAISSRGFNGHYANKLLVLMDGRTVYTPLFSGVFWDVQDTPLEDIDRIEVIRGPGAALWGANAVNGVINIITKSAHDTKGGLVSTGAGKEERGFGTFRYGDSINEKASYRFFSKYFDRDESKVSSGRDAKDDWDIYTLGFRTDWNPTATDSVMFQGNHYHADESQSYSFPSLTAPYSFPVDEETKTDGVNFLYRWNHLFSGKSDMSLQLYYDRTRIHQTVISETRDTYDFDFQHRFSPWEKHELIWGIGYRITSDNIKSSYMISVYPKSRTDDLLSTFVQDDITIVEDHLRLTLGAKFEYNDYSGFEFQPNIRALWTPDKQNSIWASFSRAVRTPSRAEYDARLNILMIPPGYPPNTSGIPMVISNIPNDDYKSEILYAYEIGYRNNISESISMDITAFYNKYKDLRETAIDYTSTFTELSPLPPHMVLPATMTNDIHGHTYGIEVSAEWNPVLWWKIKPAYSFLHMNLSGTQDTSNSLTYETAAPRHQFSLRSSMDLPKDMEFDMWLRYVDDLPFINIDGYCTMDVRLGWKPTQNIELSLVGQNIFDNQHPEFQEELLNLDRTEVERTFYLKVTWRF is encoded by the coding sequence ATGAAATTCAACTTTGTTCTGCTATGTATTGCTTCAGCCTTGTTTACCTGCACGGTAATGGTCGATACATGCTATGCGGGAAAAATATCCTCCGCCGACCTGACCGAGCTAAGCATCCAGGACCTGATGGAAATAGAAATTACCACGGGTGCCAGAAAGAGCCAGAAACTTGCAAATACTGCCGCTGCCGCTTTTGTTATCACACAGGAAGATATCAGGCGCTCCGGGGTAACCTCTATTGCCGAAACCCTGCGCATGGTTCCGGGATTACAGGTGGCCCGGATTGATGCAAACAAGTGGGCAATATCATCGCGTGGCTTTAACGGGCATTATGCCAATAAGCTTCTTGTATTAATGGATGGTCGTACTGTTTACACACCACTTTTTTCCGGAGTTTTCTGGGATGTTCAGGATACTCCTTTGGAAGATATTGACAGAATAGAAGTAATCCGAGGACCCGGTGCAGCTTTATGGGGAGCAAATGCCGTAAACGGAGTTATTAACATCATCACAAAGAGCGCCCATGATACTAAAGGCGGGCTTGTCAGCACCGGAGCCGGAAAGGAAGAAAGAGGTTTCGGAACTTTTCGATATGGTGATTCAATTAACGAAAAGGCTTCCTACAGGTTCTTTAGTAAATATTTTGACAGAGATGAATCAAAAGTTTCATCGGGTCGTGATGCCAAAGATGACTGGGATATTTATACATTAGGATTTCGAACGGATTGGAACCCGACAGCCACGGATTCTGTAATGTTTCAGGGAAATCACTACCATGCTGATGAAAGCCAGTCTTACTCTTTTCCATCTTTGACTGCACCCTATTCATTTCCTGTTGATGAAGAGACTAAAACCGATGGAGTAAACTTTCTTTATAGGTGGAACCATTTGTTTTCAGGCAAATCGGATATGTCGTTGCAACTGTATTATGACAGAACAAGAATACATCAAACAGTGATTAGTGAAACAAGAGACACATATGATTTTGATTTTCAACACAGGTTTTCCCCCTGGGAAAAACACGAACTTATATGGGGCATAGGTTACCGGATTACAAGCGATAATATAAAATCTTCATATATGATATCTGTTTATCCTAAAAGCCGTACCGATGACCTATTAAGCACATTTGTGCAAGATGATATCACAATAGTGGAAGATCATCTCAGGTTGACCCTTGGCGCAAAGTTTGAATACAACGATTATAGTGGTTTTGAATTCCAGCCCAATATCCGGGCACTCTGGACCCCTGATAAACAAAACTCCATTTGGGCATCATTTTCAAGGGCTGTGAGAACACCTTCAAGAGCTGAATATGATGCCCGTTTGAATATTCTTATGATTCCCCCTGGCTATCCTCCAAACACATCAGGCATTCCCATGGTTATATCTAATATTCCCAACGATGATTATAAATCTGAAATCCTCTATGCCTATGAAATCGGCTATCGCAATAATATAAGCGAATCAATTTCAATGGATATTACTGCTTTTTATAATAAATATAAAGACCTCAGGGAAACTGCAATTGATTATACCTCTACATTTACAGAGCTTTCACCTCTTCCGCCTCACATGGTGTTACCTGCCACAATGACTAACGATATTCATGGACATACATACGGCATAGAAGTATCTGCCGAATGGAATCCGGTTTTATGGTGGAAAATTAAACCAGCTTACTCTTTTTTACATATGAACCTGTCGGGAACTCAGGATACCTCTAATAGTTTAACTTATGAAACTGCAGCTCCAAGACATCAATTCTCCTTAAGATCTTCTATGGATCTACCAAAGGATATGGAGTTTGATATGTGGCTTCGTTATGTTGACGATCTTCCGTTCATAAATATTGACGGATACTGCACAATGGATGTTCGCTTAGGATGGAAGCCAACTCAAAACATTGAATTATCTCTTGTAGGGCAGAATATTTTTGACAACCAACATCCTGAATTTCAGGAAGAACTTCTAAACTTAGATAGAACAGAAGTGGAACGTACATTTTATTTAAAGGTAACCTGGCGTTTTTAG
- a CDS encoding phosphatidylserine decarboxylase family protein produces MNDKKADPDKRSAIPIAAPGYYFILAAGFATVVFAFAGTSILASVCFAVTLFICWFFRDPERVVPMDQGAVVSPADGKVIIVERLKENPFTKEDCIKISIFMNVFNVHVNRIPHEGKVTNISYFPGKFFNASFDKASKENERNAVLIETASGKKICAVQIAGLIARRIICRLKHGDVVKRGERFGMICFGSRLDVYMPADSKISVAVGNKIKAGSGILGYLA; encoded by the coding sequence ATGAACGATAAAAAAGCTGACCCTGATAAAAGATCCGCAATTCCTATTGCAGCGCCTGGTTATTATTTTATACTTGCAGCAGGTTTTGCAACTGTTGTTTTTGCGTTTGCTGGAACTAGTATACTTGCGAGTGTATGTTTTGCGGTTACTCTTTTTATTTGCTGGTTTTTCCGTGATCCGGAAAGAGTTGTGCCTATGGATCAAGGAGCCGTTGTATCTCCTGCTGACGGAAAAGTAATTATTGTTGAGCGTTTAAAGGAAAATCCTTTTACCAAGGAAGATTGCATTAAAATAAGCATATTCATGAATGTATTTAATGTCCATGTTAACCGTATTCCACATGAAGGAAAGGTTACAAACATTAGCTACTTTCCGGGAAAGTTCTTTAATGCAAGTTTTGATAAGGCTTCAAAAGAAAATGAGCGTAATGCGGTTTTAATTGAAACGGCAAGTGGTAAAAAAATCTGTGCAGTACAAATAGCCGGGCTTATTGCAAGGAGAATTATTTGCCGGTTAAAGCATGGAGATGTTGTAAAAAGAGGTGAACGTTTCGGCATGATTTGCTTCGGATCGCGTCTTGATGTTTATATGCCTGCCGATTCAAAAATTAGTGTAGCTGTTGGAAATAAAATAAAAGCGGGGTCAGGTATTTTAGGATATCTGGCATGA
- a CDS encoding TonB-dependent receptor — MFILLCIASALFPCTALVGTCHADEISSGDLTELSIRDLMEIEITTGARKSQTLANTAAAAFVITQEDIRRSGVTSIADALRMVPGLQVAKIDANKWAISSRGFNSRYANKLLVLMDGRSVYSPLYSGVFWNIQDTVLEDIDRIEVIRGPGAALWGANAVNGVINIITKSTYDTKGGLVSAGAGKEERGFGNFRFGDSLGENACYRIFGKYADRDESKLTSGRDAADDWDIYTIGFKTDWTPTATDSVLFEGNHYRSDDGQTMTFPDISPPYSQTFNEDAKSDGVNFLASWERFISNTSDMKLQIYYDRARIEQTALSNTTDTYDLDFQHRFSPREKHEIIWGIGYRLISFETNSSPIVIVDPENRTDDILSAFVQDDITIVQDHLRLTLGAKFEHNDYSGFEFQPNIRTLWTPDKHNSIWASFSRAVRTPSRIENDVHTNLFVIPPGTPQNPSGLPMVISNIATGDFKPESLYAYEMGYRNEISKSASIDIAAFYNRYKDLRSHNYNTPFSELNSSVPHIVLPIAISNDNEGHTYGIEAFAELKPLSWWKIKPAYSFLHVNLSEPTEDSSGEAPRHQFSFQSNMDLPMNLELDLWLRYVDDLSDSDVNSYSMVDARLGWKPAENFEISLVGQNIFDSQHQEFKEDYLNYATYEVERAFYIKATWHF, encoded by the coding sequence ATCTTTATCCTGCTATGTATTGCTTCAGCCTTGTTTCCATGCACAGCATTGGTCGGTACATGTCATGCGGATGAAATATCTTCAGGCGACCTCACAGAACTGAGTATCCGGGATCTGATGGAAATCGAAATTACTACGGGCGCAAGAAAAAGCCAGACATTAGCAAATACCGCCGCAGCCGCTTTTGTTATCACACAGGAAGATATCAGGCGCTCCGGTGTAACCTCTATTGCCGATGCTCTTCGTATGGTTCCGGGATTACAGGTTGCCAAAATTGATGCAAACAAGTGGGCCATATCATCGCGTGGATTCAATAGCCGATATGCAAATAAGCTGCTTGTATTAATGGATGGGCGTTCGGTTTATTCTCCTCTTTATTCCGGTGTTTTCTGGAATATTCAGGATACAGTTCTTGAAGATATCGACAGAATAGAAGTAATCCGTGGACCAGGTGCTGCTTTGTGGGGAGCAAATGCGGTAAACGGTGTTATAAATATCATCACAAAAAGCACCTATGATACAAAGGGTGGACTTGTAAGCGCCGGAGCCGGAAAGGAAGAAAGAGGATTCGGAAATTTTCGCTTCGGTGATTCACTTGGAGAAAATGCTTGCTACCGTATCTTTGGTAAATATGCAGACAGAGATGAATCCAAATTAACATCGGGACGCGACGCTGCAGATGACTGGGATATTTATACAATTGGATTTAAAACAGATTGGACTCCAACGGCAACGGATTCTGTTTTGTTTGAAGGAAACCACTATCGTTCGGACGATGGACAAACAATGACTTTTCCTGATATATCCCCACCATATTCGCAAACTTTTAATGAAGATGCCAAATCCGATGGCGTAAACTTTCTGGCCAGCTGGGAACGGTTTATATCAAACACATCGGATATGAAGCTACAGATATATTACGACAGAGCGAGAATAGAACAGACAGCACTCAGTAACACAACAGATACTTACGATCTGGATTTTCAACACCGGTTTTCTCCTCGGGAGAAACATGAAATTATATGGGGTATCGGGTACCGGCTTATAAGCTTTGAAACAAATTCCTCCCCCATTGTAATAGTTGACCCTGAAAACCGCACTGATGACATTTTAAGCGCATTTGTTCAAGATGATATTACAATAGTGCAAGATCATCTGAGACTGACTCTTGGCGCAAAGTTTGAACACAATGATTACAGCGGCTTTGAATTCCAACCCAATATCCGGACACTCTGGACTCCGGACAAACACAACTCCATATGGGCATCATTTTCAAGGGCGGTAAGAACCCCTTCAAGAATAGAAAATGATGTGCATACTAATCTCTTCGTAATTCCACCCGGTACTCCTCAAAATCCATCCGGTCTTCCCATGGTTATTTCAAATATTGCCACTGGAGATTTCAAGCCGGAGAGCCTTTATGCCTATGAGATGGGATATCGCAATGAGATAAGCAAATCAGCTTCAATCGATATTGCAGCATTCTACAACAGATATAAAGATCTTAGATCACATAATTATAATACCCCGTTTTCTGAGCTCAATTCCAGTGTACCTCATATTGTATTGCCCATTGCAATTTCTAACGATAATGAAGGACACACATATGGCATAGAAGCATTTGCTGAATTAAAACCTCTTTCATGGTGGAAAATCAAACCGGCTTATTCCTTTTTACATGTAAACCTGTCGGAACCCACGGAAGACTCTTCCGGCGAAGCACCAAGGCATCAATTCTCTTTTCAATCCAACATGGATCTTCCCATGAATCTTGAGCTTGACCTTTGGCTTCGTTATGTAGACGATCTTTCGGATTCAGACGTTAATAGCTATAGTATGGTTGATGCCCGTCTGGGATGGAAGCCTGCTGAAAATTTTGAAATATCTCTTGTGGGGCAAAATATTTTTGACAGTCAGCACCAGGAATTTAAAGAAGACTACTTAAACTATGCAACATATGAGGTGGAACGCGCATTCTACATAAAGGCAACCTGGCATTTTTGA
- the greA gene encoding transcription elongation factor GreA codes for MERIPITTRGYETLKKELEHLKKVERPGNIKAIEEARAHGDLSENAEFAAAKDRQAFLECRIGELSYKLGNADVIDPDSLPKDKAVFGCNVVLENIDTSESIEYQLVGPDESDIEKGRISVSSPLGMAIIGKKPGEEIVLQAPGGKRFYELVEIL; via the coding sequence TTGGAACGAATACCCATTACAACAAGAGGCTATGAAACTCTTAAAAAAGAACTAGAACATTTAAAAAAAGTTGAAAGGCCTGGCAACATAAAAGCTATTGAGGAAGCAAGAGCACACGGTGATCTTTCTGAAAATGCCGAGTTTGCGGCTGCCAAGGATCGGCAGGCATTTCTTGAATGCCGGATAGGCGAGCTTAGTTATAAACTTGGAAATGCAGATGTAATTGATCCGGACTCATTGCCGAAAGATAAGGCTGTTTTTGGTTGCAATGTTGTTCTTGAAAATATAGATACGAGTGAAAGTATAGAATATCAGCTTGTAGGTCCCGATGAATCTGACATTGAAAAAGGACGAATATCGGTTTCTTCTCCTCTTGGAATGGCCATTATAGGTAAAAAACCGGGGGAAGAGATAGTGCTCCAGGCTCCCGGTGGTAAGAGGTTTTATGAACTGGTTGAAATATTATAA
- the rpoZ gene encoding DNA-directed RNA polymerase subunit omega, whose translation MARITIEDCMKRVPNRFILVNMVAKRVRQIREGSEYLVSAPKNEDIVIALREIAAGKIVLKQEDIKVENSNIDDKE comes from the coding sequence TTGGCAAGAATAACAATTGAAGATTGTATGAAAAGAGTACCTAACCGTTTTATACTTGTAAACATGGTTGCAAAAAGGGTCAGGCAGATTCGGGAAGGTTCCGAATATCTTGTCAGCGCACCAAAAAACGAAGATATCGTTATAGCGCTTAGGGAAATTGCCGCAGGTAAAATTGTTCTTAAACAAGAAGATATTAAAGTTGAAAACAGCAATATTGACGACAAAGAATAA
- a CDS encoding aspartate-semialdehyde dehydrogenase → MSEKKFNIAVAGATGAVGNQMIQCLEERNFPVKSIKLLASSRSVGRMLKFKGDAVPVEELTENSFKGMDIALFSAGGGTSLKFSPIAANSGCVVVDNSSAWRMDVDVPLVVPEVNPHAIAGYKKKGIIANPNCSTIQMVVALNPIQKKCGIKRIVVSTYQAVSGTGKKAIDELFDQTRAMINCIDYKKNVYPHRIAFNCLPHIDVFLDNGYTKEEMKMLNETRKIMEDDTIGVTATTVRVPVFFSHAESVNIETKAFISASEVKALLEKAPGIKLVDDVKNNVYPLQIDAAGQDLTMVGRIRQDESIPNGINIWIVADNIRKGAATNAVQIAEILADKYL, encoded by the coding sequence ATGTCTGAAAAAAAATTTAATATTGCGGTAGCCGGGGCAACGGGTGCTGTGGGCAATCAGATGATACAATGCCTTGAAGAGAGGAATTTTCCGGTAAAGTCCATTAAACTTTTAGCTTCAAGCCGTTCGGTTGGGCGGATGCTTAAGTTTAAGGGCGATGCCGTACCTGTGGAAGAACTTACAGAAAACTCTTTTAAAGGCATGGATATTGCTTTGTTTTCAGCTGGCGGAGGAACAAGCCTTAAATTTTCGCCGATTGCGGCAAATAGCGGATGTGTAGTAGTTGATAATTCCAGTGCATGGCGGATGGATGTCGATGTTCCGCTTGTGGTTCCGGAAGTCAACCCCCATGCCATTGCCGGTTATAAAAAGAAGGGGATTATTGCAAACCCGAACTGTTCTACAATTCAAATGGTCGTTGCTTTAAACCCTATACAGAAAAAATGCGGAATCAAAAGAATTGTTGTCTCAACATATCAGGCGGTTTCAGGTACCGGGAAAAAGGCGATAGATGAACTTTTTGATCAGACAAGGGCCATGATAAACTGTATTGATTATAAGAAGAATGTTTATCCGCACAGAATAGCTTTTAATTGTCTTCCTCATATAGATGTGTTTCTTGATAACGGCTACACCAAAGAAGAAATGAAAATGTTAAATGAGACCAGAAAGATAATGGAAGACGATACTATCGGAGTAACAGCTACAACTGTAAGGGTGCCTGTCTTTTTCAGTCATGCCGAGTCCGTTAATATTGAGACAAAAGCATTTATTTCTGCCAGTGAGGTTAAAGCATTGCTTGAAAAAGCCCCAGGGATTAAGCTGGTTGATGATGTCAAGAATAATGTTTATCCTCTTCAGATAGATGCAGCCGGTCAGGATCTGACGATGGTAGGGCGCATCAGGCAGGACGAGTCGATACCAAACGGGATAAATATTTGGATTGTTGCGGATAACATCCGAAAGGGAGCCGCAACCAATGCCGTTCAGATTGCAGAAATTCTGGCGGATAAGTATTTATAA
- a CDS encoding YfiR family protein, protein MISVSISSSLSYASESLNTESKLKAAFIYNFAKFVDWPATESKDTSSQSFVIGVLGSNPIIEELLAIEGKIIKGRKLAVRLLSNIKEINNCQVVFISASEKNNLISILNAVKNKEILTVSDMNNFVGNGGNIGFVRIENKIRFDINLKTAEKSNLKIRSDLLALARRIIN, encoded by the coding sequence ATGATATCCGTATCGATTTCTTCGTCATTGAGTTATGCATCGGAATCTTTAAATACGGAATCCAAACTAAAGGCGGCATTTATTTATAATTTTGCCAAATTTGTCGACTGGCCTGCCACAGAAAGTAAAGATACCTCATCCCAATCGTTTGTAATAGGCGTACTTGGCAGTAATCCAATTATTGAAGAACTTTTAGCTATTGAAGGAAAAATCATAAAGGGCAGAAAACTGGCTGTAAGATTATTGTCAAACATTAAAGAAATTAATAACTGCCAGGTTGTTTTTATAAGCGCTTCAGAGAAAAATAATCTTATCAGCATTTTAAATGCAGTAAAAAACAAAGAAATACTTACTGTAAGCGATATGAATAATTTTGTGGGTAACGGAGGAAACATAGGATTTGTAAGGATAGAAAATAAAATACGTTTTGATATTAACTTAAAAACAGCCGAAAAATCCAATCTGAAAATCAGGTCGGACCTTTTGGCACTTGCAAGAAGAATTATAAATTGA
- a CDS encoding YfiR family protein: protein MANKAIKYILWVILVLMISVSIAISGSYGSESSKMEPKLKAAFIYNFAKFVDWSTTYSKGISSQPFLIGVLGNDPITEELLAIEGKLIKGRKMLVRTLSDIQDIKGCQVVFISASEKNNLISILNAVKNKEILTISDMNNFVDKGGSIGFVRIENKIRFDVNLKTAEKSNLKIRSDLLALARRIIK from the coding sequence ATGGCTAATAAGGCAATAAAATATATTCTTTGGGTTATCCTGGTTCTGATGATATCCGTATCAATTGCGATATCAGGAAGCTATGGATCAGAATCATCAAAAATGGAACCCAAACTAAAGGCGGCATTTATTTATAACTTCGCCAAATTTGTCGATTGGTCCACCACATATAGTAAAGGCATATCATCCCAACCGTTTTTAATAGGCGTACTGGGCAATGACCCTATAACCGAAGAACTTTTAGCTATTGAAGGAAAACTCATAAAGGGCAGAAAAATGCTTGTCAGAACACTGTCGGATATTCAAGACATAAAAGGATGTCAGGTTGTTTTCATAAGCGCTTCAGAGAAAAATAATCTTATCAGCATTTTAAATGCAGTAAAAAACAAAGAAATACTTACTATCAGCGATATGAATAATTTTGTGGATAAGGGTGGAAGCATAGGATTTGTAAGGATAGAAAATAAAATTCGTTTTGATGTTAACTTAAAAACAGCCGAAAAATCTAATCTGAAAATCAGGTCGGACCTTTTGGCACTTGCAAGAAGAATTATAAAATGA
- a CDS encoding 3-isopropylmalate dehydrogenase has translation MTKEYKIAVIPGDGTGPEVVAEGIKVLDAVSEKCGFKLSYHNYNLGGEHYLATGELLTETVIESLLTNDAMYLGAIGHPGVKPGILEKGILLNLRFRCDQYINLRPVRLYEGVETPVKNKGPEDIDFVVVRENTEGLYTGAGGFLKKDTPDEVAIQESINTRKGVERCVRFAFEYCRKRNKEKKLTLCGKTNVLTYAFDLWERTFNEVAKEYPDIKTDYANVDAICMWMVKNPEWFDVIVTDNMFGDIITDLGAMIQGGMGIAAGANINPEGVSMFEPIGGSAPKYTGKQIINPIAAISAAQVMLETLGEEQAAVMIENAVKNVLRNDIIDVAAGKMGYTTSGVGDLIKGYIVNG, from the coding sequence ATGACAAAGGAATACAAGATAGCTGTTATACCCGGCGACGGCACCGGGCCTGAAGTTGTTGCCGAAGGGATCAAGGTATTGGATGCAGTTTCCGAAAAGTGCGGGTTTAAACTTTCCTATCATAATTATAATTTAGGTGGAGAGCATTATCTGGCTACGGGAGAACTACTTACAGAAACTGTTATTGAATCTTTGCTCACTAACGACGCTATGTATCTTGGCGCAATCGGCCATCCTGGCGTTAAACCCGGAATCCTTGAGAAGGGGATACTGTTAAATTTAAGATTTCGTTGTGATCAATATATAAACTTAAGACCTGTAAGGCTTTATGAAGGAGTTGAAACTCCTGTTAAAAACAAGGGTCCGGAAGATATAGATTTTGTAGTTGTTCGTGAAAATACTGAGGGGCTTTACACAGGAGCAGGCGGTTTTCTTAAAAAGGATACACCTGATGAAGTTGCTATTCAGGAATCGATCAATACCCGTAAAGGTGTTGAACGATGTGTGCGTTTTGCATTTGAGTACTGCCGTAAAAGAAACAAAGAGAAAAAACTCACTCTTTGCGGCAAGACTAATGTTTTGACCTATGCTTTTGATCTTTGGGAGCGCACCTTTAATGAGGTTGCGAAGGAATATCCTGATATCAAAACCGATTATGCCAATGTTGATGCAATCTGTATGTGGATGGTAAAAAATCCGGAATGGTTTGATGTCATTGTTACAGACAATATGTTTGGAGATATAATTACCGATCTTGGCGCCATGATTCAGGGTGGTATGGGTATAGCCGCAGGTGCCAATATTAATCCTGAAGGAGTATCAATGTTTGAGCCAATAGGTGGTTCTGCTCCAAAATATACCGGCAAACAGATTATAAATCCGATAGCAGCAATTTCGGCAGCTCAAGTTATGCTTGAGACATTAGGAGAAGAACAGGCTGCCGTTATGATTGAAAATGCAGTTAAAAATGTTCTTCGCAATGACATAATAGATGTAGCTGCCGGTAAAATGGGTTATACCACAAGTGGAGTTGGCGATCTGATAAAAGGTTATATTGTAAACGGTTAA